A region of Pyxidicoccus trucidator DNA encodes the following proteins:
- a CDS encoding ATP-binding cassette domain-containing protein — MTPPRVRRSIIPEVIQISATDCGPASLKSLFAGMGVELNYRVLREVCQTDVDGTSIVTLDEVANQLGLDSEEVMLPLDHVVVPEAKALPAIIVTLSAGGRPHFVVLWKRVGPFIQVMDPAAGRHWTRISTLQSHLYQHTTSVPAAGWREWAGSEEAVATFERRLLDLGATQARELVARALEDPGYLSIARLDAACRASEAMIRAGAVRRGRTAAGLLQSMIAKDASGEVPIPAAYWSARPNPEVEGELSMTGAVLMRVRGWREASSAGEDAPKAVLASSLATELVAKQVSPARTLLRLRGEDSWVVPGLIAVGLVFATFGRILQALMLRGVLDLGRDLGTFAQRATGMAVLAGVALCFMVIQIPISLGLLGIGRRLEVRLRKAYFEKLPEMEDRYFQSRLASDMASRTHNIQAMRSLPLLLAQAVILSLEVASITAALIWAAPYAWHIVLALAAVTLLVPLVAQKLLFEPDLRVQMHSGALSGFTLNALVGLTPIRIHGAERSLRRAQETLLVSWTKARYWIQTLSVGFEGGLMLGSYGLVMLLVYSYLAGTERASLVLLVVYWALRFPILGQRLMVLSRAFPNAMNRVRRLLDIIGDIKETPARPEAPMQEPVAPAAAASGVSILMEKVRVKGGGHTILDKVSLNIAPGEHVAVVGVSGAGKSTLVGLLLGWLRPARGEIKVDGQVLDQAAVERLRRTTAWVDPAISLWNQSLIDNLRYGNDGAHGWSLSGALKGAEMLDILEALPDGLQTSLGEGGGLVSGGQGQRVRLARAMLRSGVRLAILDEPFRGLDRDRRARLLAESRRLWADITLLCVTHDVEHTQEFDRVLVVENGRILENGSPKELLANKESRYAVLLRADQENRTLLWGGGHWRHWWLSDGQLVERPAPKPVETPVAEPGAGGLELVG; from the coding sequence TCATTCCCGAGGTGATCCAGATCTCGGCGACGGACTGCGGTCCCGCTTCGCTCAAGAGCCTGTTCGCGGGAATGGGCGTCGAGCTCAACTATCGCGTCCTTCGCGAAGTGTGTCAGACGGACGTCGACGGCACCTCGATCGTCACCTTGGATGAAGTCGCGAACCAGCTCGGGCTCGACTCCGAGGAGGTGATGCTTCCGCTTGATCACGTGGTGGTCCCTGAAGCCAAGGCGCTCCCCGCCATCATCGTCACGCTCAGCGCGGGAGGACGGCCGCACTTCGTGGTGCTGTGGAAGCGCGTCGGCCCATTCATCCAGGTCATGGACCCGGCGGCGGGCCGTCACTGGACCCGGATTTCGACGCTGCAGAGCCACCTGTACCAGCACACCACGTCCGTTCCGGCGGCCGGCTGGCGCGAATGGGCCGGGTCCGAGGAGGCGGTCGCGACGTTCGAGCGCCGCCTGCTGGACCTGGGGGCGACGCAGGCGCGGGAGCTGGTTGCCCGGGCGCTCGAGGACCCCGGGTATCTGTCGATCGCCAGGCTCGACGCCGCGTGCCGGGCGTCCGAAGCGATGATCCGCGCGGGCGCTGTCCGGCGAGGCCGGACGGCGGCGGGTCTGCTGCAATCCATGATTGCGAAGGACGCTTCCGGCGAGGTGCCCATTCCCGCTGCGTATTGGTCCGCTCGCCCCAACCCCGAGGTGGAGGGCGAGCTGTCGATGACCGGCGCGGTGCTGATGCGGGTTCGCGGTTGGCGCGAGGCTTCGAGCGCAGGCGAAGACGCGCCGAAAGCCGTGCTCGCGAGCAGCCTGGCGACGGAGCTCGTCGCAAAGCAGGTGAGCCCGGCGCGAACGCTGCTCCGCCTGCGAGGCGAAGATTCGTGGGTCGTTCCGGGCCTGATTGCGGTGGGACTGGTGTTCGCCACCTTCGGGCGGATCCTGCAAGCGCTGATGCTCCGGGGCGTGCTCGACCTGGGGCGCGACCTCGGCACGTTCGCGCAGCGCGCGACGGGCATGGCCGTTCTCGCGGGCGTCGCGCTCTGCTTCATGGTCATCCAAATCCCCATTTCATTGGGATTGCTCGGCATCGGCCGCCGGCTCGAGGTGCGGCTGCGGAAGGCGTATTTCGAGAAGCTCCCCGAGATGGAGGACCGCTATTTCCAGAGCCGGCTCGCCTCCGACATGGCGTCTCGCACGCACAACATCCAGGCGATGCGGTCGCTGCCGCTCCTGCTCGCGCAGGCCGTCATCCTGTCGCTCGAGGTCGCGAGCATCACCGCCGCGCTCATCTGGGCCGCACCGTATGCATGGCACATCGTGCTCGCGCTCGCGGCGGTCACGCTGCTCGTGCCCCTGGTCGCGCAGAAGCTGCTCTTCGAGCCCGACCTGCGCGTGCAGATGCACTCAGGCGCGCTCAGCGGATTCACCCTGAACGCGCTCGTCGGGCTCACGCCGATCCGGATCCACGGCGCCGAGCGGTCGCTGCGCCGCGCACAGGAGACCTTGCTCGTCAGCTGGACCAAGGCGCGCTATTGGATCCAGACGCTGTCGGTCGGGTTCGAAGGCGGGCTGATGCTGGGGAGCTACGGCCTCGTCATGCTGCTCGTCTATTCGTACCTCGCGGGCACCGAGCGGGCTTCGCTGGTGTTGTTGGTCGTCTATTGGGCGCTGCGGTTCCCCATCCTCGGCCAGCGACTGATGGTGCTGAGCCGCGCGTTCCCGAATGCGATGAACCGGGTTCGCCGGCTCCTCGACATCATCGGCGACATCAAGGAGACGCCGGCCCGGCCTGAGGCGCCAATGCAGGAGCCTGTCGCGCCCGCGGCCGCCGCGAGCGGCGTTTCGATTTTGATGGAGAAGGTCCGCGTGAAAGGCGGCGGTCACACCATCCTCGACAAGGTTTCCTTGAACATCGCCCCCGGCGAGCACGTGGCCGTGGTCGGTGTCTCCGGAGCAGGCAAGTCGACGCTGGTCGGCCTTTTGCTCGGCTGGCTCCGGCCGGCGCGCGGCGAGATCAAGGTCGACGGGCAGGTGCTCGATCAGGCCGCTGTCGAGCGGCTGCGGCGCACCACGGCCTGGGTGGATCCGGCGATCAGTCTCTGGAACCAGAGCCTCATCGACAACCTCCGGTATGGCAACGATGGCGCGCACGGCTGGTCACTGTCCGGGGCGCTCAAGGGCGCCGAGATGCTCGACATCCTCGAGGCGCTTCCAGACGGGCTGCAGACGTCGTTGGGCGAAGGCGGAGGGCTGGTCTCGGGCGGCCAGGGTCAGCGCGTGCGCCTGGCGCGCGCGATGCTTCGCTCCGGCGTGCGCCTGGCCATCCTCGACGAGCCCTTTCGCGGTCTCGATCGCGACCGGCGCGCGCGGCTCCTCGCCGAGTCCCGGCGGCTCTGGGCAGACATCACGCTCCTCTGTGTCACCCACGACGTCGAGCACACCCAGGAGTTCGATCGCGTGCTCGTGGTCGAGAACGGCCGGATCCTCGAGAACGGGTCGCCGAAGGAGCTGCTCGCGAACAAAGAGTCGCGGTACGCCGTGCTCCTTCGCGCCGACCAGGAGAATCGCACGCTGCTCTGGGGCGGTGGGCACTGGCGCCATTGGTGGCTTTCGGACGGCCAGCTGGTGGAGAGGCCGGCACCGAAGCCCGTGGAGACGCCGGTCGCGGAGCCCGGCGCAGGCGGCTTGGAGCTGGTGGGATGA